The proteins below are encoded in one region of Reichenbachiella sp. 5M10:
- the cheB gene encoding chemotaxis-specific protein-glutamate methyltransferase CheB, with the protein MNKIRVVVADDSGFMRLLISDILTESGSVEVVGTAIDGKDAALKVAELQPDVLLLDMNMGEFDGLYAVKRIMEETPLPIVILSSIGNTNLQPIFDALDLGAVDYLNKPQKGNSKLRNIEMELIQKIKNAKRANAKAIPDPRAKVNTFEHTFAEKSKYDIIVIGASTGGPSAIEKVINSLPGNLNVPVLICQHMPPNFISSFVKRLNGMTPLQIEVGRENMRPQAGKIIVAPGESNMVVKKKRSGSVTIGFTDEVFPEYNNPSINALMLSVAEAYKDRSIGVILTGMGKDGMLGMKEIKRQGGFTVAQSEKSCVIYGMPKAAVEQRAVDRSVDIKEIGGFLVNSL; encoded by the coding sequence TTGAATAAAATTCGAGTAGTAGTAGCAGATGATTCAGGGTTTATGAGATTATTGATCTCTGACATATTGACTGAGAGCGGGAGTGTTGAGGTGGTAGGTACCGCCATCGATGGCAAAGATGCTGCCCTTAAGGTAGCAGAGCTTCAGCCTGATGTATTGCTGCTTGATATGAATATGGGGGAGTTTGATGGCTTGTATGCTGTCAAACGTATCATGGAAGAGACTCCTCTACCTATTGTGATTTTGAGTTCGATTGGCAATACCAATCTGCAGCCGATCTTTGACGCATTGGACTTAGGTGCCGTGGATTATTTGAATAAGCCACAAAAGGGCAATTCAAAGCTCAGAAATATAGAGATGGAGCTCATCCAAAAGATCAAGAATGCCAAGCGTGCCAATGCCAAGGCCATTCCAGATCCTCGAGCAAAGGTCAACACCTTTGAGCACACGTTTGCTGAGAAAAGTAAATACGATATCATCGTGATAGGGGCGTCTACTGGGGGGCCGAGTGCGATCGAAAAAGTAATCAATTCCTTGCCTGGAAACTTGAATGTACCCGTACTCATCTGCCAGCATATGCCTCCTAATTTTATCAGTTCGTTTGTCAAGCGTCTCAATGGCATGACTCCACTGCAAATCGAAGTAGGCAGAGAGAATATGAGACCTCAGGCAGGCAAAATCATCGTAGCGCCAGGTGAATCCAACATGGTAGTGAAGAAGAAAAGAAGCGGGAGCGTGACCATTGGGTTTACGGACGAAGTATTCCCAGAGTACAACAATCCTTCCATCAATGCATTGATGCTATCTGTAGCGGAGGCTTACAAAGACCGCAGTATTGGGGTGATACTGACAGGGATGGGTAAAGACGGGATGTTGGGGATGAAGGAAATCAAAAGGCAAGGTGGTTTTACCGTAGCGCAAAGTGAAAAGTCCTGTGTGATCTATGGAATGCCTAAGGCAGCTGTGGAACAAAGAGCAGTAGATCGATCCGTCGATATCAAAGAAATAGGAGGATTTTTAGTTAACAGTTTATAA
- a CDS encoding chemotaxis protein CheA, with the protein MDSKEEQYRDLFHQEAIESFEELNRLFTDLEKDHSNQSAIDSIFRITHTIKGNAMGMGFDDIAKLSHIMEDIMGAIKSGDLQLNNEIFEGLFKANDKLGDLIAALKSGAKVSYLGIKTKLGVVLKNIAQPVEGQGNQEEKKAPDPVKHSTAQESGSTESSPSSDDDKDSENDESSSQTEEQPTITFTDVIQIPVKKMDELMNLVGQLMIERDRLISMNGQAGRSSEFEGLQRISSDLQYSVMNARMVQVGFLFNKFHRIVRDVAHIEKKHVDLVIKGTDVEIDRNILKIMSDSMIHLVRNAVSHGIETEDKRVSRGKKKSGTVTLNARYERDNVVIEVSDDGNGIDAQVIKKKAIEKGLLRAEVADQLSENELIMYIFEPGFSNAETITEISGRGVGMDVVKRATESIGGQISVSTDVGKGSTVNLILPSSMALKGALLFEVDAHEYAVPLTYTEAVVSLPKSEIHKIGDGLMANYLEDTISIVFLRDFLEADKLTDLAETGALHRSFDQIENQDLDVIVVSYMGKLVGLVVDKLLQQKEILEKSLARPLDQVRLLSGSTILGNGKVCLIVDVAAITELLFKTMTQNATMK; encoded by the coding sequence TTGGACTCTAAAGAAGAACAATACCGAGATTTATTCCATCAGGAAGCCATTGAGAGCTTTGAGGAACTCAATAGGTTATTTACAGACCTAGAGAAGGATCATAGCAACCAAAGTGCGATCGATTCTATATTTAGGATTACTCATACGATCAAAGGCAATGCCATGGGGATGGGGTTTGATGATATTGCGAAACTGTCGCATATCATGGAAGACATCATGGGGGCAATCAAAAGTGGTGACCTCCAACTCAACAACGAGATATTCGAAGGGTTATTCAAAGCCAATGATAAACTCGGAGACCTTATCGCTGCGCTCAAGTCAGGAGCGAAAGTGAGTTATCTTGGTATCAAAACGAAATTAGGAGTGGTGTTGAAAAACATCGCTCAGCCCGTAGAGGGACAAGGCAATCAGGAAGAAAAGAAGGCTCCAGATCCAGTGAAACATTCTACTGCACAAGAATCTGGGTCTACGGAGTCTTCTCCTTCTTCTGATGACGATAAAGATAGCGAAAATGATGAAAGTAGCTCTCAAACAGAAGAGCAACCTACAATAACATTTACGGATGTCATCCAGATCCCTGTCAAGAAGATGGACGAGCTCATGAATCTCGTGGGCCAGCTCATGATCGAACGTGACCGTTTGATCAGTATGAATGGCCAAGCAGGGCGCTCATCAGAGTTCGAAGGGCTACAAAGGATTTCTTCGGATCTCCAGTACAGCGTGATGAATGCACGGATGGTGCAGGTAGGGTTCTTGTTCAACAAGTTTCACCGAATTGTACGGGACGTTGCGCATATCGAGAAGAAACATGTCGATCTAGTGATCAAAGGTACGGATGTAGAAATCGATCGAAATATCCTCAAAATCATGAGTGATTCGATGATTCACCTAGTCAGGAATGCAGTGAGTCATGGTATCGAGACAGAGGACAAGCGTGTCTCCCGAGGCAAGAAGAAGTCAGGGACAGTGACGCTCAATGCACGCTATGAACGTGACAATGTAGTCATAGAAGTATCGGATGATGGGAATGGGATCGATGCTCAGGTCATCAAGAAAAAGGCCATCGAAAAGGGACTCTTGAGAGCGGAGGTTGCAGACCAATTGTCTGAAAATGAGCTGATCATGTATATCTTCGAACCTGGGTTTTCTAATGCCGAGACGATTACAGAGATCTCTGGTCGGGGAGTTGGGATGGATGTAGTGAAGCGGGCCACCGAATCGATAGGAGGACAGATTTCTGTATCGACGGATGTAGGCAAGGGTTCCACAGTCAATTTGATCTTGCCTTCGTCAATGGCTCTCAAAGGGGCTTTACTCTTTGAGGTAGATGCACACGAGTATGCTGTACCACTGACCTATACTGAAGCAGTAGTCTCTTTGCCAAAAAGTGAGATACACAAAATAGGAGACGGTTTGATGGCCAATTATTTGGAGGATACGATCTCTATTGTGTTTTTGAGGGACTTTTTAGAAGCAGATAAATTGACAGATTTGGCAGAAACAGGTGCGTTGCACCGCAGTTTTGACCAAATAGAAAATCAAGACTTAGATGTGATTGTTGTGTCTTATATGGGTAAATTAGTAGGCCTTGTAGTGGACAAACTATTGCAGCAAAAGGAAATATTAGAGAAATCATTGGCTCGACCACTGGATCAAGTGAGATTGTTGAGCGGATCTACCATTTTAGGTAATGGTAAGGTCTGTTTGATCGTGGATGTGGCGGCCATCACCGAGTTGTTGTTCAAGACGATGACTCAAAATGCTACAATGAAATAA
- a CDS encoding chemotaxis protein CheW — translation MPLGKNLKKDTLIPSEKKEEKQEAVAHTTSSPKAKKRGDSKAAKKATPKAKAKKASPPKKKTAKESAKKKVEDKSIQKAVVSEEEKLTPGQLAALVLEEEDKKRAQEESEKAAVKEKEVAEPVVTKEDSVSVDVDIVPAVAPMHRKQESPQQSQTRELVRQKIGTVKYLTEEEYQEKKRLKDKFDEEIKGYSGKDVQLIVFKMGGERYAIEIDRIKEVVHTPRISKIPHAPDFIKGVGNVRGSVMVVLDLGLKFGIDESTETKQFILVIHNDEFKAGILVDEVPLAMKVPGDNIVSSSGLLRNTSLDETYIKGIIKTEQDMIIFIDIAELVQEDEVSIISQSLLGTA, via the coding sequence ATGCCACTAGGAAAAAACTTGAAGAAAGACACCTTGATTCCTTCAGAAAAGAAGGAGGAGAAGCAAGAGGCTGTGGCGCATACGACCTCTAGTCCGAAGGCTAAGAAACGGGGGGATTCTAAAGCTGCCAAAAAAGCTACCCCGAAAGCCAAGGCAAAAAAGGCCAGTCCACCTAAGAAAAAGACTGCCAAGGAGAGTGCAAAAAAGAAAGTGGAAGACAAGTCTATACAGAAAGCAGTTGTGTCGGAAGAAGAGAAGTTGACACCGGGGCAATTGGCTGCTTTGGTTTTAGAGGAGGAGGATAAAAAAAGAGCACAAGAAGAATCGGAAAAGGCTGCAGTCAAAGAAAAGGAGGTGGCTGAGCCAGTTGTGACCAAAGAAGATTCGGTATCCGTGGATGTGGATATTGTGCCCGCTGTAGCACCTATGCATCGCAAGCAAGAGTCTCCACAGCAGTCGCAGACTCGTGAGCTCGTTCGTCAGAAAATTGGAACGGTCAAGTACCTCACCGAAGAGGAGTACCAAGAGAAGAAACGACTCAAGGATAAGTTTGATGAAGAAATCAAAGGCTACTCAGGTAAGGATGTCCAGCTTATTGTCTTCAAGATGGGAGGGGAGAGATACGCCATTGAGATTGATAGGATCAAAGAAGTCGTACATACACCACGTATATCTAAAATACCTCATGCGCCCGACTTCATCAAAGGGGTAGGAAACGTACGAGGATCAGTGATGGTCGTGCTGGATCTTGGGTTGAAATTCGGGATAGACGAAAGTACAGAGACCAAGCAGTTTATCTTGGTCATCCACAATGATGAATTCAAAGCGGGTATACTGGTGGATGAGGTGCCATTGGCAATGAAAGTGCCAGGAGACAACATCGTGAGTTCATCAGGACTGTTGAGAAATACCTCACTAGACGAGACCTACATCAAAGGAATAATCAAAACCGAGCAGGATATGATTATATTCATAGATATAGCAGAGCTTGTGCAAGAGGATGAAGTAAGTATAATTTCCCAATCATTGCTTGGGACAGCCTAA
- a CDS encoding ParA family protein: protein MIITVINQKGGTGKTTTSVNLGCALAYAKKKVLLVDLDPQGNLSYWLGISDPAHTMAEVMMEEIALEDILHEREGLKVAPSDMHLADVEINIASVENRESVLKRALIPLADQYDYVIIDCPPSLSLLTVNALSATDKVIVPLQMEVLSLQGLDQIVNSIDRIKGVLNDKIEILGLLPVMVDSRRKLSREIHEYIDENYDLKIFKSKIRSNVRVSEAPSFGESVLSYSPSSNGAEDYKAFAKEIIRLTKN from the coding sequence ATGATCATCACAGTAATTAATCAAAAAGGAGGAACGGGCAAAACGACTACATCAGTCAATTTGGGGTGTGCTTTGGCATATGCCAAAAAGAAGGTGCTGTTGGTGGATCTCGATCCCCAGGGCAACCTGAGCTATTGGTTGGGAATCAGTGATCCAGCGCATACCATGGCCGAAGTGATGATGGAAGAGATTGCTCTTGAGGACATCTTGCACGAGAGAGAAGGATTGAAGGTGGCTCCATCGGACATGCATCTCGCAGATGTAGAGATCAATATCGCTAGTGTAGAGAATCGAGAGTCTGTTTTGAAAAGGGCATTGATACCTCTAGCGGATCAGTATGATTATGTCATCATTGATTGTCCCCCTTCGTTGTCTCTGCTGACTGTCAACGCTCTATCAGCTACAGACAAAGTCATCGTGCCCTTACAGATGGAGGTGCTGAGTTTGCAAGGCTTGGATCAAATAGTCAACAGTATAGACCGGATCAAAGGAGTACTGAATGACAAGATAGAGATTTTGGGTCTGCTGCCTGTGATGGTAGATAGTAGAAGAAAATTGAGTAGGGAGATACATGAATACATTGACGAAAACTACGATTTGAAAATATTCAAAAGCAAGATTCGTAGCAATGTCCGTGTGAGTGAAGCTCCTTCTTTTGGGGAAAGTGTGTTGAGCTATTCTCCATCTTCCAATGGAGCAGAGGATTACAAAGCCTTTGCCAAAGAAATTATTCGTTTAACGAAGAACTAA